The Homalodisca vitripennis isolate AUS2020 chromosome 7, UT_GWSS_2.1, whole genome shotgun sequence DNA segment CAGGGGCATTTCCTATCGGTACTTTCCCTACGTCAGATCATGTTTGTCGGTCTTGCACGTTATCTGAGATCAGAAAAGTACCGATCGGGAATGCTCTGACTTCAAGAGACTGGTGTAGGCAAACTCAGCCTGGAGTGGATGAAACTTCTGAGAACAATTTGATGTCGTCAGCGAGAAGAAGAGTATGGGCCAGTATATAACTGAGAAGATCGTTGATAAACAGACTGAAGAAGAATGGATCCATTATGGAACCTTGAGAGATGCCTGAGGTTGCTACAAATGATAGAGAATTTCGAGATGCAAACTTGACGGCAAGTCTTTGCTCCGCTAAGTACGTTTCAAACCAGCTCAACAGTGATCTAAGGATCCCCTATCCCTTCAACTTGGTGATGAGAATAGTGATGGATAAGACGGTAAAACGCGGAATATATATTCGAACTTTGATGTTGCTAGACcagtaataaaactgtttatacgGGGAGGTGGAACGTAGACAATGCAAAAATGCCATGGGATGAGAACTGACGAGTTGCAAGGACAGAAGTAAACATTTCATAATCTGCACTTACAGCATCAACTACAATTGTTGGACACAAAAACCATGAGAATACCTCCACCAGAAATGTTAATGGCATAGGTAGAGTGCGGTCACAACGGAAGACATTGTGGTAGTAAAACCCAATTCTCTGTCACCCATATCGTTTAGAAGACTAGATTCAACTAATGTGACGATACTAATTGAGACGAAGATTATACAGTTTAGACCGAAGTCCATTTACGTTTTTAAAGTATACCCCAGTCCAAGACGGACAGCACGCTTTGAGAATGTTTgcagaaagtatttttttaatgcctTTCAAAAACTTCATTGTGATATTAGTTTCCTCACCAGGTACGGTAAAACCAATGCTACCAAAAATACTCGCCTGCAATACCCTCTTCGGTACCACCTTCTTCATGCACATTTTGCAGATAATCGAATCCGTAGATGACATGTAATCCGTAGCATGAATCATACATCCATGATGACCAACACAAATTTATTTcgaataataattagtatttggtTATAACCATCCAACAAATATAAGATCTAAAgacaagtatttaaattaaataacaatagtgTTAACTGTTGGGTTTAATTTGTTCAAATGCAAGATGAAAAACAGATAGACAATTTTATAACGTTAATCCATTTGATTATATTGACGCATCCccttcaaaactatttaaattgaaagACTTAAATAATTCTATTCCCCGTTCAATTAGTTacagaatacaataaaatatacacaatacaGATTAATATTACTGGAAATACtgtcagaaaataaatacaaaaatattccaaatcCATAATGTTtgacaaaatatgtacaaaatgcTGGCGATGCttttatattgtgttaaaaaaaatactttagtacAAAGCCTTTGAGAGCTTTTCAAACATATTGTGCTATCAGTGGAATTACATTCCATTGTACTATTCCTCTAAAGAATTGTGTGATCATGACTAGATGTATCAAGTGTAATTGATACCCTGTTGGTTGTTCTTAAGACCGAAACTTGAAAGCAACAGCTGAGCTGAGAGTATTTAAATGTACAATCACATGGCTAGTTGAATGCTAATACTCTGTTGTGTTTTCTCTGGAGTCGAAACTTCGCCAATCGTGAATCTGTGTCTTGTGTTATGTAGGTTAGGTGTTTCCTGAAATTTATAGTGTGTGATTCATATTATCATGAGAGActtgaagatttaattttataaccaatGCCATTAATATGTCATTTGTAAGAAGAACAGCTATGAACTTGTTGACTTCTTTTATGAAATACAATTGTGGTAGGTGTAACCAAGTTTATTCATCACTTAAGCAATTAACAATTCCAAAACAGCACTTTCATACttcttctttaatttttcatggtGAATATGAATGGCAAGATcctaaaaatgaagaagatgttGTTAATGTAACTTATGTGGACAAAGATGGAAACAAAAAGTGTGTACGTGGAAAAGTTGGTGATAACCTTTTGTACTTGGCTCATAGGCATGAAATTGAAATGGAAGGAGCCTGTGAAGCTTCCCTAGCTTGCACAACCTGTCATTGTTATGTTCAAGGAGATTATCTGTCAAAGTTACCATCTCCAGATGAACTAGAGGAGGACTTATTAGATTTAGCtccatttttaaaagataattcaaGACTGGGTTgccaaattattttaactaaagaaTTGGATGGCATTGAAGTACATTTACCGAAAGCTACCCGCAATTTTTATGTTGATGGGCATAAACCGAAGCCTCACTAAAATCTAATTATCAAAGACTATTCATAGTGATTTAAATCAATAGTAATCTATAGTAAATTAGGCTTTAGTATACTAGGGTTATCCTTCAAATACCATAGGTGTGAAACTGTCTCTGAAACCTCAAGtgtaaaacttctttaaaattagGTAAGTTTCCTTGGATCAAATGAATATTGTGTAGATTTTTGGCGTTagtagaaaaaacatttttatgatctTGTTAAATGTGTACAGGTTAATTTTGGCAGGAGTGACATTAGCTGCCAGAGTTGCAATCtataggcctaatatttacattatttattgtggTTTTAAGAGTTGTTGGCCAGagcaatgttttattgtaaaaaagtgaatttttttgtttttttttttgtgagttATGTTTGCTGTCACTTTGAGTGTGGCAGGGTTAGCTTAGCCTATCTGTTTTCTGGCTGATAACTATTATCCAAGTGTTCCATGGAGATAGATTGCAATAAGCAATccagttttttataatattgctatATTATTCCCATTGATTATCAACTCATCCTGATCCAACTAtcaatttaatagttattttaagttATCTGTACGGCTGCAGTATAACATAATAAATGGCTAGGTACTTCCACAatcaaatcattgatattcatgattatctaaactatcaGAACTACAACGTCGAAACGaattacgttataggtatttcaaattacctATAATTACCTTAATTAGCTACAGCATAATAAGCGACCACCACGTCAATCAAATCAACTTATCAGTTAGAAATATCTAAGCTATCGAACATAAAAACATTTACGTATAgatgttcataaataataattgccagctgttttttatatcagtgtttaacaTCCAAAGTAGCCAATCAAAATTGTAACGTGGGAGGGTTGTAGCTGCTATAGTCTTCTCCCATGTAACCAAACAAATCTTTAGtatgttcttttaaaattgttaaaaaataatcaattaataatttttatttttgaatatctatatattttcaaattacaagcatttccaggtattgtgatcggtattgttgtagctgttatctttctcgataatcccgattagggcagggcactgcatcacatgatttgcacggtacataattgcctttccattacaattcaatatttatatttctgatcagcccctctagaatttgatattttactgataggtactatctcgagggatgtttttctttcgtcgacatcaacGCGGGCTTCAGCAGCACCTTTggtggcactcgcattttgggtggcggagtgtgatcaagaataaaaagtTTGGAGTGTTTTTTCATTacaagagtttagttttagtttggtaatgtttgtttttgttgaatttttgtgtttggagaaatgtagaggtaaaacatggaagtacaacaaagcgacgcaccagctgaacgggcggcaagactctgcaatcacgttatctactagaccgctcgactttgacctctgtctgagggtggggaggggtttgcgataagacaattcctgttttatattgacgaaatattgttctacgctaatctagtaatcagtagaagcaaaatgtcaaataacgattcatgtctgggtgtggtcggtttAATCCCAAAATACCTTTgaaatttaagagaaaaaaaaatagtttcaaaccaCTCTTGgctaatgataaaaaaatgttggaGCATAAAGCCACGTGTATTCTAACAGTGAATATGTCTATATACAACTACAAACAGTATGACTCAATATAATTCTCTGTTAGgaatagtatatatttatgtaca contains these protein-coding regions:
- the LOC124366416 gene encoding adrenodoxin-like protein 1, mitochondrial; amino-acid sequence: MSFVRRTAMNLLTSFMKYNCGRCNQVYSSLKQLTIPKQHFHTSSLIFHGEYEWQDPKNEEDVVNVTYVDKDGNKKCVRGKVGDNLLYLAHRHEIEMEGACEASLACTTCHCYVQGDYLSKLPSPDELEEDLLDLAPFLKDNSRLGCQIILTKELDGIEVHLPKATRNFYVDGHKPKPH